From one Eucalyptus grandis isolate ANBG69807.140 chromosome 9, ASM1654582v1, whole genome shotgun sequence genomic stretch:
- the LOC120288345 gene encoding uncharacterized protein LOC120288345 → MDRDQNELSSPTNGRPRDHPERHLGGEPKSRNLSCMLEKEWVAFWLFRLGYFIIVFIFSLLLTTAVVYTVACVYAAKQITFKKIMSVVPRVWKRLMVTSFWSFALFFVYNVVAVGLLIVWLVVLRQFSVGPALGIAKAVILLILYVIGIVYITVFWQLASVTSVLEYAYGRKAMAKSKRLVKGKMGLSVWCFLGVLVWSVLVQALSESLVVLGFQLESRLVLG, encoded by the exons ATGGACAGAGACCAGAACGAGCT CTCCTCTCCTACAAATGGTCGACCACGAGATCACCCTGAAAGACACCTGGGAGGCGAGCCGAAGTCCAGGAACCTGTCCTGCATGCTCGAGAAGGAGTGGGTCGCTTTCTGGCTCTTCAGGCTCGGCTATTTCATCAtcgtcttcatcttctctctgcTTTTGACCACAGCTGTTGTCTACACAGTGGCCTGCGTTTATGCGGCCAAGCAGATTACTTTCAAGAAGATCATGAGCGTCGTGCCCAGAGTGTGGAAGAGGCTCATGGTCACTTCCTTCTGGAGCTTCGCACTCTTCTTTGTGTATAACGTTGTGGCTGTAGGGCTTCTGATTGTATGGCTCGTCGTGCTGAGGCAATTTTCGGTTGGCCCTGCACTTGGGATTGCCAAGGCAGTCATTCTCTTGATCTTGTACGTTATTGGGATTGTTTATATCACCGTATTTTGGCAATTGGCGAGTGTGACCTCGGTTCTTGAATATGCGTATGGAAGGAAGGCGATGGCGAAGAGCAAGAGACTGGTTAAGGGCAAGATGGGCCTATCGGTTTGGTGTTTTCTTGGTGTCTTGGTGTGGTCCGTGCTGGTTCAAGCACTCTCTGAATCCCTTGTTGTCTTGGGCTTCCAATTGGAGTCAAGATTGGTGTTGGGCTGA